The following nucleotide sequence is from Hevea brasiliensis isolate MT/VB/25A 57/8 chromosome 7, ASM3005281v1, whole genome shotgun sequence.
tccttattttgtgtcaatttgtgataactcaatttcaattctctataaaaaaaaaaaaaaagaattgacaATGGGAATGAACCTTTTTTTACAATCCTTCTTTGCCTTCCATGGTATTTTATGTCACACCAGTTGTGTCTACACCCCATAGCAAAATGATACAATTGAAAGAAAATATATCAACACATCCTTAATGTTGCTAGAGCCTTGCATTTTCATTCTAAACTTCTAATTCATTCTTAGGGTCTTTCAATGCTGACAACTACCTATATTATAAACAAATTTTTTATGGCCAAATGTAAAAACAAATCTCCTTTTGAATTGATGTTTCACAAAGCACCTTCTTATCATTTTTTGAGGTCCTTTGGTTGTTTGTGTTTTTCTTCTAACCTAGTAGCTTATAGAAGTAAATTTGATTCTAGATCTAGAAAATGTATTTTTATAGGTTATCTTGTTGGTGTTGAAGGATATCTTCTCTATGATCTTGATACTAACATGTTTTGTTTCTAGAGATATTATCTTCCATGAGTTCATTTTTCCTTTCCAACAATCTTGTTCATCTTATTTGCCAAGTAATTGTACTAATGTTTCAAATGTGGTGTTAGTTATTATTCctaacttttcttttctttccaatTCATTTCCTTTAGATTTTAAACATTCTCATTTCATAATGGCAATGATAATCCTTCCTTACCTTCTATTTTTCCTAGCACCTGTGTTCCATTAGATCATGATTTTGTTCCTTCCTTACCTGTCTTTCCTTTAAGAAGAAGTTCTAGACTAACCAAGTTACTTGTATATCTTTATGACTATCACTTGTAATTATAGTCCACCCTTTCACCACACGCTTCATTTGCATCATGTAGTACTTCATATCTCATTCATCCTTATGTTTCGGATGATAGATTATCACCTCACTTTAGATCTTTTATACTTAATCTCTTCGTTAGTTAGGGAAATAATCTGCATGAATCGGATTTTTTAAGGACATAtcaagagagaattggatttggTTATGTTTCATCCACCTTTAAACCTTATACCTATAACTAACTATTCAATTTAATCATTGGAAAGAGGCCTATGAAATGAGAGCTTGATGCCTTAGAGACCAATAAGACATGGATTATCACTTTATTACCAAAAGGAGCTAAACTTATAGGGGTGCAAATGGGTTTATAAAGTTAAGTTCAAATCAAATGGTACCATAAAAAGGTACAAAGCTAGGCTTATTGCTAAGGGTTACACTCAGAGGGCTAGGTATAATTATAAAGAAACTTCTAGCCTTGTGGCTAAACATACTACTGTTAGAACATTTCTTACTTTTATTGTTATTTAAGGGTGGTATTTATCTCAATTAGTTGTAAATAATGCTCTGCTCAGTGGTGATATTCTAAAAGAAGTTTATATGGAGATACCTTTGGGTTATGAAGTTCATGGGAAGTATGCTGACAAGTCTAAATtggtttataaacttcaaaattcaTTTTATGAGCTGAAATAAGCCTTAAGGCAATGGAATATTAAGTTGATAGAGGGTTTATTGAAGGAAGGGTTTTGTCAATCCAAATTTGACTACTTTTTGTTTACTAAGTAGTTAAGAAGTGATTTCGTTGCACttttagtctatgtggatgacattataaTTGGTAGCAGCAGCAAGTTGTTAATTGATCAGTTGAAAATCAGCTTAAGTGCATATTTTAAATTGAAAGATCAATCTTCAATATTTCCTTACCTTAGAAATTGCTAGGTTTGTTAAAGGTATTACAACTTCCCAAAGAAAATTTATGATGGAAATGTTGGAGAGTATAGAGTTCTCAAAGCTAAGCTAAGTTTAGTTCCTGTAGAAGTAAACCTGAAACTTCTATATACTGAAGACAATCTTCTTGCAGATCCTATTGTTTGTAGATAATTGGTTGGTAAGTTGATGTATATTATCTTAACTAGGCCTGATATAGCATATGGGGTTCATGTTCTATCTTAATTCATAGATAAGCCTTCAGAGGTTTATACAAATGCAGAACGTAAATTGTTACATTTGTAACTCAAAACACTAATGGAATTTGGAAGAGATCTTTTCTTAATTTGAGAGGGAGAAACATTTCTCAATAGGATGGAGAATTATTTTCTATATTAGGTAGAACTCCTAttatagtgttattcctaaattgagttagATTCCTAATTAGATTAACATTGAAAGGATtaacattataaatagaagagttgGGAAAAGGTTTTTTGGTTTTTGCCCAAGGAAGAAGAGGCTTTTGCCTATTAAAGAGAGTGGCTTTCACCTATTGCAAAGAGACGCTCTTGGCCATTGAGAGAGAGTTTggcctaaggtggagaaaggTATAGTCTAGGAGTATAGTTTAATGCACACTTTGTGGTGTATAAGGTAGTTAAAGTAGTATATATTAAGTTATTTCTAGAAGAGAAtaagagggactaactaatgtaTTACTATGAGTAGTTTTTGTGAGGATTCTATTAGGTGTAATTGAGTTGATGATTAATATAGTTTTGATCTTATAATTGTTAATTATTTTGAAGATAGTAAAGAAAGGCATACCCATGGATATAGCTCTAAGTTAAGAGGGTGAACCATGCAAATTCTATTATTGtggatgttttattttatttattttttattttttatggttTAATGCTTTCGTGATGTATAacaagtggtatcaaagcatggaGACGATCTAGGTGAGTTTAATTGAAGGTGGAGCTGTTGCGACAAGTCTGTGTTGACGTTGAGACATAGTGATACAAGCTCAAGGTGGAGAGTTAAAACTAAGGTGGAGATTTGATATAAAATAAAGaaagttgataacatgaaattttttGAAGAAAGAGGCAAATTACAACCAAGATAAAGATTGAAGAGTTGAAGATTTGAAAGGCTCAAGCTCAAGTATAGAGATTTAATGATTGAAGACACTAAATAATTTTGAGTTATGCAATGGTTAATGGATTTTGAGTCAGGGTGGAGATTGTTAGATTtgtgactcaaaatcctaatgagATTTGGAGGAGATCTTTTCATAATTTGAGCGGGAGTAATATTCCTCAATAAGATGCATGATCATTTTCTATATTAGGTAGAACTCCTATTATAGTGTTATTCTTAAATTGAGTTGCATTCCTAATTAGACTAGGATTAAAAGGAATAGCACTATAAAGGAGTATTGTGGAAAGGTTTTTTGAACTTTAGCTAAGGAAAAAGGTTTTTGCCCATTGAAGGAAGTGGCTTTCACCCATTGCAAAGAGGGATTGTTGCCTATTGAGAGAGGTTTTCATCTAAGGTGGAGAAAGGCATAGTAGAAAAGAAAGGGATTATTATCCATTGTAGTTAAGACACCCTTTGTAGTGTATAAGGTGGTCAATGTTAAAAATATATTGGGTTGTGTATAGAGAAGAATGAAATGGACTAATTAATGAATTTATCATGAGCAATTTTTGTGAGGATTCTATTAGGCATAATTGGGTTGATGGGTAATATAGTTTTGAGCTTGTAATTATTGATTATTTTAAAGATAGAGAAGAAAAACATGCTTGTGGACATAGCTTTATGTTGAGAGAATAAAATCACATAAATTTTGTTGCTATAGATTTTTAATTTGTTTCTTTGTGGTTTAACACTTCCGCGATACACAACATACAACCCTTAAGTATCTTAAAAACTCTTAAGGCCAAGTTTTATTCATGTCAAAACAATCAAAGTTGAAGTTAGTTGCTTTCTGTGATAGTGATTGGGCAGGTTGTAGTGAAACATGATCTTTGACATGATTTTGTGTGTTTTTTGGACAATCACTAATGAGTTGAAAGTCAAAGAAGCAACCATCAGTGTCCAGAAGTCCTATTGAAGTAGAATACATATATATGGCTACAAATACTTCTAAAATTCTCTAGTTGATTTCTTTATTGGCATATTTTAAAACTCAAATTCCTCAACAAGTAGAATTACAGATAGACAGTGTTTTAGCAATTCATATTTCAAAGAATCCCGTTTTCTATGAAAGAATTAAACATAtagaaattgattgtcatttcatCAGAGAAAAGGTGCTACAAGGCATGTTAAGTTGGAATATTTGAATACTAAGGAGCTATTGAGAAAATAGGCTAGACTTAACTCACCCCAAAAGCTAGCTTAGGGGGGGACAAGTGACCAAGGTCATATAAGGAGTATATTACCCTTATCCCAAATTAATGTGGGATATTAACACACTCCTCATGCCTAGGAAACAATACCTGGAGGATGAAACACTTATGAGAGGAGTGTCCAAAGCCATATAAGAAGCACATTACCCCTATCCCAAATCAATGTAATATATTAACATAAGCAGTTTTTAAACACATGTTTACAAAGCCTTTGCATCCTACTCAATTCAAACACCTTTTTGAGCAAGTTGAACATTTCTTATATATATGTCCAGTTTGAAAGGGAGTATCAAACtaagcaaaagaaaaaaaaaagctaaaaaaGTGCAGTAGATCAATTAGTTGATATCCGTTTAGCTTGATTGTAATTTATTTTAGTTagctaatttaaattttaattaactatTTTCAGTAGCTAGTTTAAGTTTGTCAAATAAGTGATAACCAGCAGTTACTTAATTTTTGTTCTTTTGTTTTGTACATAAATTGAAGTCTTCTATTGAATGAGGAGTGAATCACACTTTTCTCTTCCAATGACTTTCTTATTAGAATTCAAATCTAATAAGTTTTGTTTTTGGAATCGATCAAAccttagaaaaatatttaattattaagctATTAACTataattgtgaaattgtgaactgcaatagaaaaataaaattagcATCATGCGGGAGATAGTTCAAGAAAAAATACAGTAAAATCTAATATTATAGatgagaaaaataatttaatatattatatcaacgCTAATTTAGAGATGGCAATTATTTTCAGTTTCGACTCGATTtatatcacacaattaattttatttgattgcATTTCACTTTCTATATTATATGGGGTGGGAACGGGTGAATTTCATcactttgaatttcaaaaatacaccataataataatatattattattttttattaaaaaattaatttattttacatatttaaatacttaaattttataattttaataaaaataaattaaaatttttaataaaatttcatcAATCATGTTGGGATGGGTTTTCTCATGAGCAAGGAAAGCGATTCCCACACTTGAATGAAAAATTTCCTACCTCAACCCCAATCCTCCACTTGGAAAGGATGGGGGAGCAAATCCTAGTCTTGATCTGACCCATTATCATGTCTAATCTAGTCCATAGTTTTacaacataaaaaaataaaaataaaaatagattgCAATCCATATAAAAAGTGAGAAGCAGCAGTTGAAAATTGGAAACAACTGATGGGAAATATTCTTTGATACATAAAAGATCCCAGCAAATGAATTTTTCTCTTGCTAACTCGTGAAGAAAGACAGaacaaagaagaagaaaaaagagaaaggaaagattcACAAAGGAAGGATTCACATCATCCAACACTTGTCAATTGTGACAAGTGATACCCAAAGCAAGTACATGAGACTAAAAAATGCAGACTCGCCAattacaaattaaatataaaaacaagATAATTAAGCCTACATAATTAATCAACAcccttaattaattttattgttaGCTATCACaatactaaataattaattacagCCATCAGTGGTCCTCAGGAATGCTCTCCAAAGCTGGCTTCCAACTACCATTGATGCCTTCTGCTTCATGAATCCTCATCTCTCTCAACCTCACTACCCTTGCCAGTTGCTCCATAGAAGAGAACTTGAAATCCTTATTCTTGTGACTCAAGATTTGCTTCAACTCTTCTTTAGTCACCACAACCCTAATCCTCATACCTCCACccccaccacaaccaccaccattgtCTTTCTTATCTTCGTCACGTAATTTGAACCTCACCATCTTCCTCTTCTCACTGCTCTCAACTTGCCTACCCTGCGTGGGGAAAGATCTTCCAGCTTCTATTTGTTGTTCATGATGATGCTTAATCTCATCCCGAGACACAATAACTTGGTTGCTTGTGAAGCAATTTCCCATGTCTGGCTATGGAAACAAAAAGGGTACCACAGAAAGATGGATGAGAGATAACAGGGAAAGGGAGAGCGAGAAGCAGCACAGTGAATCATAAATATATAGAGAGAATGAAGGAAAGAGCACATGAAGAAGCGGTTATTACGCCGGATATTTTGAAAGAAGGAAACGGGATTCCTTAGCTACAGACAAATTTcaatgtctatatatatatatatatatatatatatatatatatatatatatatatatatatatatatatatatatatatatatatgtattttgcCTTTTCTACCGACTTGTTCTTGTTTTAGTCCACTATTCTCTTAGTTTACATTAATTTAAGGATGTTTGTTGCTCGTGATAAAAGTATGTCTTTCTTGAGAAAACTCCAAGAGTTTCTCTTTTAAAATGTTTTATTTCGAAATTTTTAAAGGTGAAAATGTATCAGCCAAATATCATTCAGTAAATTAGTCTTTCTTTAAATATATGGATCTTATATCtctaaaatcaagaaaaaataattttttatatctaAAAGAACGCTTATTTTCTAATACTCTTAATAtatacaataattaatttatatatccatTAATAACTTTTTTAACTTGCAAAAAGATATAGGTTAATGCGTTTGTTAATATTGaaatatcaaataattaattatcaataattacttcttctctaatgaaattattttaaagccGTAATATCTTTTCATACGTCGTTTAAAGTTTTACATGATAATTAAAGAAGTAATTAAATCaatcaaattataataaaatacttattaatttcattaaattaccTATTATCTCATTAAATTAATAGAGAGGGTGTAAATGTTAAGATGAGTTatagtaaattatataaatagttatTATACTTAGTAGAAGTACgggtaaaattgaaaaaaaataattaatatttcttgatttttttaaaatgataGATAATAATAgacaaaataacttttaaaaaatgatatataaaagtggacaaaaaatttattaaataagcttttcattaattttttttataagcaagcttttcattaattttttttataagcaagcttttcattaggtatattatggTATAAACACTTATCACTAAATTATTAccctttaaataaatttaattgctATATGAAAAATAATCTATGAGGCTAtcaatttgcattttttttttgaaatacaaCATATTTACTATTTAGTACAATATATAAAGTAAATTTTGCTTTCTACATTATTGGTTAacctttaaatttaaattgtaaatttttacgtcatgaatatttttttttaataaagaaacTAACAAAAATGTGTcgcttataaaatataaatacataTTTGATAAACCAGACCAACTTTCACAAGTATTCAATTGTATGGCTCCTGTTATTTCTGCTTGGCtatcttataaaatatttaataagtatTCCATTGTTTAATTTAGATTATCTACGATCCCATCAATAagcaattattttttatttaataaaaaataaaattgctaAGTGACAAAAGGAGGTTTCGGTTAGACAGGGAATGTGACCCTACATTACTCTTAGTCTTACGCAGACTCTGCAACCAATTATTCTTAGGATCCGTTCACTAATCGTTTGATTATTGAAAGTTAAAGCCCTCCCCTCTAATTGCGCTTGTGCTAAAGCAAGGCGGCCTCCACACTTCATAACTTTTCTGCAAGGAATGGTCAACGTACGCTTTTCTTTataaaagat
It contains:
- the LOC110663175 gene encoding uncharacterized protein LOC110663175; the encoded protein is MGNCFTSNQVIVSRDEIKHHHEQQIEAGRSFPTQGRQVESSEKRKMVRFKLRDEDKKDNGGGCGGGGGMRIRVVVTKEELKQILSHKNKDFKFSSMEQLARVVRLREMRIHEAEGINGSWKPALESIPEDH